A single window of Rhodococcus jostii RHA1 DNA harbors:
- a CDS encoding amino acid permease, translated as MLTAPAAPPRPSGGTGVDDTGDLGEFGYEQQLHRSLGKFASFAAGFSFVSILTTIFQLFGLGFGFAGPAFFWTWPVVFVGQFMVALNFAELAARYPISGAIYQWSRRMGGEVVGWFAGWFMILAQMVTASAAAIALQVVLPNVWSGFQIIGEDSTLTSASGAANAVLLGSVLLVLTTFINCIGVNWMSRINNIGVTCEIVGVIAVIGMFLTHAQRGPEVVFDTGTAGASPGYGWAWIVSGLMAAYVMVGFGSAGELAEETRNPRRVAPRTIRLALSVSALGGGLMIIGALMAAPSLTDGRLAAEGLPYVLSSILSSPWGTLLLVDVAIAVFVCTLAIQTAASRLVFSMARDGRLPASQILSTVNTRTGTPIAPSVLIGLVCIGILAVNVGNSAIFATLSSVCIILIYLAYLMVTVPLLLRRLKGWPHGGPQVDADGRKLFSLGRFGLPVNILAVGYGALMVVNLSWPRAEIFDPSGDYPLLRWAAPVTVAAVVALGFACFPRGRTTPNPVTIGA; from the coding sequence GTGCTGACCGCGCCGGCCGCACCTCCCCGCCCGTCCGGCGGAACCGGCGTCGACGACACGGGCGACCTCGGCGAATTCGGCTACGAGCAGCAACTTCACCGTTCTCTGGGTAAGTTCGCGTCGTTCGCCGCCGGCTTCTCGTTCGTCTCCATCCTCACCACCATCTTCCAGCTCTTCGGGCTCGGATTCGGATTCGCCGGACCCGCCTTCTTCTGGACGTGGCCGGTGGTGTTCGTCGGACAGTTCATGGTGGCGCTCAACTTCGCCGAACTGGCCGCCCGGTACCCCATCTCGGGGGCGATCTACCAGTGGTCACGCCGGATGGGCGGCGAGGTGGTCGGCTGGTTCGCCGGATGGTTCATGATCCTCGCGCAGATGGTGACGGCGTCCGCCGCGGCCATCGCCCTGCAGGTCGTGCTCCCCAACGTGTGGAGCGGATTCCAGATCATCGGTGAGGACAGCACGCTGACGTCCGCGAGTGGCGCCGCCAACGCGGTGCTGCTCGGCTCGGTCCTCCTCGTGCTGACCACGTTCATCAACTGCATCGGCGTCAACTGGATGTCCCGGATCAACAACATCGGTGTGACCTGCGAGATCGTCGGGGTCATCGCGGTGATCGGCATGTTCCTCACCCACGCCCAGCGCGGGCCGGAGGTCGTGTTCGACACGGGCACGGCCGGTGCGTCACCCGGCTACGGGTGGGCGTGGATCGTGTCGGGTCTGATGGCGGCCTACGTGATGGTCGGATTCGGCTCCGCGGGCGAACTCGCCGAGGAGACACGGAACCCGCGCCGGGTCGCTCCGCGCACGATCCGCCTCGCGCTGTCCGTGTCGGCGCTCGGTGGTGGGCTCATGATCATCGGCGCGCTGATGGCCGCACCGAGCCTGACCGACGGCCGGCTCGCCGCCGAGGGCCTGCCGTACGTGCTCTCGTCGATTCTCAGCTCGCCCTGGGGCACGCTCCTGCTCGTCGACGTCGCGATCGCCGTGTTCGTCTGCACGCTGGCCATCCAGACGGCGGCGTCCAGGCTGGTGTTCTCGATGGCCCGCGACGGACGGCTGCCCGCCTCGCAGATTCTGTCGACGGTGAACACCCGCACCGGAACACCCATTGCGCCGTCGGTCCTGATCGGCCTGGTCTGCATCGGGATTCTCGCTGTCAACGTCGGGAACTCCGCCATCTTCGCGACCCTCTCGAGCGTCTGCATCATCCTGATCTACCTCGCCTACCTGATGGTCACGGTGCCGCTCCTGCTGCGCAGGCTGAAAGGCTGGCCGCACGGAGGACCGCAGGTCGACGCGGACGGACGGAAGCTGTTCTCGCTCGGACGGTTCGGCCTTCCGGTCAACATCCTGGCCGTCGGCTACGGCGCGCTGATGGTCGTCAATCTGTCCTGGCCGCGCGCCGAGATCTTCGACCCCAGCGGCGACTACCCCCTCCTGCGGTGGGCCGCCCCCGTCACCGTCGCCGCCGTGGTCGCGCTCGGATTCGCGTGCTTCCCGCGCGGCCGCACGACCCCCAACCCCGTCACGATCGGAGCCTGA
- a CDS encoding urea amidolyase associated protein UAAP1, protein MTSVDTSTTSAAKEHARAQSGVVTDSMPVVPASSWPTPPSDIDPAQLTWAETVPGGRYTTKVLGRGTRLRLRDLAGRACAHLLLYRADAPWERLNVADTVKVPWQAYLGTGHPLLSDQGRVLATLVSDGSGRHDALCGTTSLASNTAKYGDGSLHSASPGGRELFTVAAAKHGLERRDLPPSLSFFHGVRVGEDGSLSSIGSAGADTAVDLVIHLPVIVLIANTAHPLDPSPTYDTTSLEMLAWTGVDVAEPVGADPEYHRAFLNTEDVWAAAQRQGREQA, encoded by the coding sequence ATGACCTCAGTGGACACCTCGACCACCAGTGCCGCGAAGGAACACGCGCGTGCCCAGTCAGGAGTGGTCACCGACTCGATGCCGGTGGTCCCGGCGTCGTCCTGGCCCACCCCACCGTCCGACATCGATCCGGCACAGCTCACGTGGGCGGAGACGGTTCCCGGTGGCCGGTACACCACGAAGGTGCTGGGCCGCGGCACACGACTGCGACTGCGTGACCTCGCCGGCCGGGCCTGCGCCCACCTGCTGCTGTACCGGGCCGACGCGCCGTGGGAGCGGCTCAACGTCGCCGACACCGTGAAGGTGCCGTGGCAGGCGTACCTGGGCACGGGACATCCGCTGCTCTCCGATCAGGGGCGCGTGCTCGCGACGCTCGTGTCGGACGGATCCGGGCGGCACGACGCCCTCTGCGGCACCACGTCACTCGCCTCGAACACCGCGAAATACGGTGACGGCAGCCTGCATTCGGCATCCCCGGGGGGTCGTGAACTCTTCACCGTGGCGGCGGCGAAGCACGGACTCGAGCGGCGCGACCTGCCGCCGTCACTGTCGTTCTTCCACGGGGTGCGGGTGGGGGAGGACGGGTCGCTGAGCAGCATCGGATCCGCCGGCGCGGACACCGCGGTCGACCTCGTGATCCACCTCCCGGTGATCGTCCTGATCGCCAACACGGCGCACCCACTCGATCCGTCGCCGACGTACGACACGACCTCGCTCGAAATGCTCGCCTGGACCGGTGTGGACGTGGCGGAGCCCGTCGGCGCCGACCCGGAGTACCACCGAGCTTTTCTCAACACCGAAGACGTCTGGGCTGCAGCGCAGCGCCAGGGACGGGAGCAGGCATGA
- a CDS encoding urea amidolyase associated protein UAAP2 — translation MTTTIETAPLVPGTVILDEEVGARGPWSAVVVAGDVLTIVDLCGNQAVDTLIYAADDHRQRYSAAATVSAQRNLFLTTGSVLRTDDHDALMTLVADEVGSHDTVGGACSQESNTLRYGHHTKHQHACVENFLAEGSRWGIGKRDLVSNINFFMNVPVDADGTLGIVDGLSAPGRRLALRAERDVLVLVSNCPQINNPCNGFDPTPVRMIVTRPTGAQA, via the coding sequence ATGACCACCACCATCGAGACCGCACCGCTGGTACCGGGAACGGTGATCCTGGACGAGGAAGTCGGCGCCCGCGGACCCTGGTCTGCCGTCGTCGTGGCCGGTGACGTCCTGACCATCGTCGACCTGTGCGGCAACCAGGCCGTGGACACCCTGATCTACGCGGCCGACGATCACCGGCAACGCTACTCGGCCGCCGCGACGGTGTCGGCGCAGCGAAACCTGTTCCTGACCACGGGAAGTGTCCTCCGCACCGACGATCACGACGCCCTGATGACGCTCGTCGCCGACGAGGTGGGCTCGCACGACACGGTGGGCGGCGCCTGCTCGCAGGAGTCGAACACCCTGCGGTACGGCCACCACACCAAGCATCAGCACGCCTGCGTCGAGAACTTCCTCGCCGAAGGATCCCGGTGGGGGATCGGCAAGCGGGACCTGGTGTCGAACATCAACTTCTTCATGAACGTTCCCGTCGACGCCGACGGCACGCTCGGAATCGTCGACGGCCTGTCCGCACCCGGCCGTCGCCTGGCGCTCCGCGCGGAGCGCGACGTGCTGGTGCTGGTGTCCAATTGCCCGCAGATCAACAACCCCTGCAACGGTTTCGACCCGACCCCGGTTCGGATGATCGTGACCCGGCCGACGGGAGCGCAGGCATGA
- a CDS encoding 5-oxoprolinase/urea amidolyase family protein has product MSAKITVHRPGMLTTVQDFPGRTGYWHVGVPPSGPMDDLSFRLGNTALGNDEGAAGIECAMSGPALQFDEDTVVCVTGAPAPVTVDGVLQAQWRPVRVPAGAVLDIGEVAGPGLRIYVLVQGGLDVDDFLGSASTFTLGKFGGHQGRTLRQGDVLAVGEHTGARAAAVPAEYVPALCRRWEIAVTEGPHGAPEFFTRADIDTLYRTDYEVHFNSDRTGVRLIGPKPDWARTDGGEAGLHPSNIHDNAYSVGALDFTGDTPILLGPDGPSLGGFVCPVTVVAAERWKLGQLAPGDAVRFVPIRADRAASTRALGPARRAAHSTVFSTTGDRDDGVIARRDGETAVTYRRSGDDNVLVEYGDMTLDLALRARAHALHQRLEVEKPAGLLDLTPGIRSLQVRVDPDVLPIPKLMGLLGEAEDALPAANELVVPSRSVRMPLSWDDPSTREAIQRYMHGVRSDAPWCPWNIEFIRRMNGLGSVDDVFDTVYGAEYMVLGLGDVYLGAPVATPLDPRHRLVTTKYNPARTWTPENAVGIGGAYLCIYGMEGPGGYQFVGRTTQVWNHRHPERSGPFEDGTPWLLRFFDRISWYPVEPDELMDLRSDVAAGRGGGIEITEGTFSLAEHQQFLTANAESIGDFRAEQAVAFAAERQRWSAAGEFATVG; this is encoded by the coding sequence ATGAGCGCCAAGATCACCGTTCACCGGCCCGGCATGCTCACCACGGTGCAGGACTTCCCCGGACGGACCGGGTACTGGCACGTCGGCGTGCCGCCGTCGGGGCCGATGGACGACCTGTCGTTCCGGCTCGGCAACACCGCGCTCGGCAACGACGAGGGCGCCGCCGGAATCGAATGCGCCATGTCCGGTCCCGCACTGCAGTTCGACGAGGACACGGTGGTGTGTGTGACGGGCGCGCCCGCGCCGGTCACCGTCGACGGAGTGCTGCAGGCGCAGTGGCGTCCGGTACGGGTTCCGGCAGGCGCAGTCCTGGACATCGGCGAGGTGGCAGGACCCGGCCTCCGCATCTACGTACTCGTCCAGGGCGGGCTCGACGTCGACGACTTCCTCGGCAGCGCCTCGACGTTCACGCTCGGCAAGTTCGGCGGACATCAGGGCCGCACGCTGCGGCAGGGCGATGTTCTCGCGGTCGGCGAGCACACCGGCGCCCGCGCGGCCGCCGTCCCCGCCGAATACGTTCCGGCCCTGTGCCGTCGCTGGGAGATCGCGGTCACCGAGGGCCCGCACGGAGCACCCGAGTTCTTCACCCGCGCCGACATCGACACGCTGTACCGGACCGACTACGAGGTGCACTTCAACTCGGACCGCACCGGGGTGCGGTTGATCGGCCCCAAGCCCGACTGGGCCCGCACGGACGGCGGCGAGGCCGGACTGCATCCGTCCAACATTCACGACAACGCGTATTCGGTCGGTGCCCTGGACTTCACGGGGGACACCCCGATCCTCCTGGGCCCGGACGGACCGAGCCTCGGTGGGTTCGTGTGCCCCGTCACCGTCGTCGCGGCGGAACGCTGGAAGCTCGGACAACTGGCGCCCGGCGATGCCGTGCGCTTCGTGCCGATCAGGGCCGACCGGGCCGCGTCCACGCGGGCACTGGGTCCCGCGCGGCGGGCGGCGCACTCGACGGTCTTCTCCACCACCGGCGACCGCGACGACGGCGTGATCGCCCGGCGCGACGGCGAGACCGCCGTGACGTACCGGCGGTCCGGCGACGACAACGTCCTGGTCGAATACGGCGACATGACCCTCGACCTGGCACTGCGGGCCCGCGCCCACGCGTTGCACCAGCGACTCGAGGTCGAGAAGCCCGCCGGGCTCCTCGACCTGACACCGGGCATCCGCTCGCTGCAGGTCCGGGTCGACCCCGACGTGCTGCCGATCCCTAAGCTCATGGGGCTGCTCGGCGAGGCGGAGGACGCGCTGCCCGCGGCGAACGAACTCGTGGTGCCGAGCCGGTCCGTGCGGATGCCGCTGTCGTGGGACGACCCCTCGACGCGTGAGGCGATCCAGCGCTACATGCACGGTGTCCGTTCCGACGCACCGTGGTGCCCGTGGAACATCGAGTTCATCCGCCGCATGAACGGGCTCGGCAGCGTCGACGACGTCTTCGACACGGTCTACGGAGCGGAGTACATGGTGCTCGGGCTCGGAGACGTCTACCTCGGCGCACCCGTCGCGACACCACTCGACCCGCGGCATCGGCTGGTCACCACGAAGTACAACCCGGCCCGCACGTGGACGCCGGAGAACGCGGTCGGTATCGGCGGCGCATACCTGTGCATCTACGGAATGGAGGGCCCGGGCGGCTACCAGTTCGTCGGCCGAACCACCCAGGTGTGGAACCATCGGCATCCCGAGAGGTCGGGACCGTTCGAGGACGGCACCCCGTGGCTGCTGCGCTTCTTCGACCGGATCTCCTGGTACCCCGTCGAACCGGACGAGCTGATGGACCTGCGATCCGACGTCGCGGCCGGTCGCGGCGGCGGCATCGAGATCACGGAGGGCACGTTCTCGCTCGCCGAGCACCAGCAGTTCCTTACCGCCAACGCCGAATCGATCGGCGACTTCCGGGCCGAGCAGGCCGTCGCGTTCGCCGCCGAGCGGCAACGCTGGTCCGCGGCAGGGGAGTTCGCGACGGTGGGCTGA
- a CDS encoding dihydrofolate reductase family protein, whose amino-acid sequence MRKIVLQMMTTLNGRLDDPAAWVHDLVDDQYREIDRIYSTFATVLVGRTTYEEMAAYWPRALAERAGTETNQIMAERMNTYRKLVFSRSGDHPLTEWAGTEQVVVATDDELVTYLEDLKRQPGKNIHLSGGSSFARSVLALGLVDEFYLFVYPVVSPGASWFSEISDQRGLELVGTESYGNGVVEVHYVPRERADTPRPDSFTDMLA is encoded by the coding sequence ATGCGCAAGATCGTCCTGCAGATGATGACGACACTCAACGGTCGCCTCGACGACCCCGCCGCGTGGGTCCACGACCTCGTCGACGACCAGTACCGCGAGATCGATCGAATCTACTCGACCTTCGCCACGGTGCTGGTCGGGCGCACCACCTACGAGGAGATGGCCGCCTACTGGCCCCGCGCGCTGGCCGAACGCGCGGGGACCGAAACCAACCAGATCATGGCCGAACGGATGAACACCTACCGGAAGCTGGTCTTCTCGCGCTCCGGCGACCACCCGCTGACCGAATGGGCCGGCACCGAACAGGTCGTCGTGGCCACCGACGACGAGCTCGTGACCTACCTCGAGGATCTGAAGAGACAGCCGGGCAAGAACATTCACCTGTCCGGCGGATCCTCTTTCGCACGATCGGTCCTCGCGCTGGGGCTGGTGGACGAGTTCTATCTCTTCGTCTACCCGGTGGTGTCACCGGGCGCCTCCTGGTTCTCGGAGATCTCCGACCAACGTGGCCTCGAACTGGTGGGCACCGAGTCGTACGGCAACGGGGTCGTCGAAGTGCATTACGTGCCCCGGGAACGCGCGGACACACCCAGGCCGGACAGCTTCACCGACATGCTCGCGTAA
- a CDS encoding SRPBCC family protein: MTDTARPDLDLTISRIIRAPRPVVWRAWTDPASFEQWWVPAPSRCRVVDMELRPGGAFTTRISEDGGEFVPHISGCFLAVDELERIVFTNSLVGGWRPAEQPFMTAIITLNDHPTGTEYVAHVMHKNNADRNTHEEMGFYDGWGTVTKQLAELAERQA; the protein is encoded by the coding sequence ATGACCGACACCGCGAGACCCGATCTCGACCTCACGATTTCGCGCATCATCCGGGCACCACGTCCGGTCGTGTGGCGCGCCTGGACCGACCCCGCCAGCTTCGAGCAATGGTGGGTCCCCGCGCCGTCCCGGTGCCGGGTCGTCGACATGGAACTACGCCCGGGCGGGGCGTTCACGACCCGGATCAGTGAGGACGGGGGCGAATTCGTGCCACACATCAGTGGCTGTTTCCTCGCCGTCGACGAACTCGAGCGCATCGTGTTCACCAACTCGCTGGTCGGTGGCTGGCGTCCCGCCGAGCAGCCGTTCATGACCGCGATCATCACGTTGAACGACCATCCGACCGGCACGGAGTACGTCGCCCACGTGATGCACAAGAACAACGCCGACCGCAACACCCACGAAGAAATGGGTTTCTACGATGGCTGGGGCACCGTCACGAAGCAGCTCGCCGAACTGGCCGAGCGACAGGCGTAA
- a CDS encoding ArsR/SmtB family transcription factor has product MAQYPEQLNGIFQALADPTRRAVLGRLSRGPATVSELAKPFDMALPSFMKHIHFLEDSGWIRTHKQGRVRTCAIEKEPFTAVEAWLAEQQELWESRTDRLEQFVTEHTVTAHAKATPQ; this is encoded by the coding sequence ATGGCTCAGTATCCGGAGCAGCTGAACGGCATCTTCCAAGCGCTCGCCGACCCCACCCGGCGGGCCGTGCTGGGCCGCCTGAGCCGGGGCCCGGCGACGGTCAGCGAACTGGCGAAACCATTCGACATGGCCCTGCCCTCCTTCATGAAGCACATCCACTTCCTCGAGGACAGCGGATGGATCCGGACGCACAAGCAGGGGCGCGTACGGACGTGCGCGATCGAGAAGGAACCGTTCACGGCCGTCGAAGCGTGGCTCGCGGAGCAACAGGAACTGTGGGAAAGCCGCACCGACCGACTCGAACAATTCGTCACCGAACACACCGTCACGGCACACGCAAAGGCCACACCGCAATGA
- a CDS encoding dihydrodipicolinate reductase, with protein sequence MADQGKIRTVVWGTGNAGRAAIRAIDAHPGLELTAVIVANPEKVGRDAGDLARLGRSLGVAGTDDADAVLATSPGAVVYAASGDIRPDDAAADITRALSAGAVVVTPSIYALYDQRNAPAELRDPIEAAAKSGGGALFVSGVDPGWGNDVLPILMTGLAGTIDQIRCQEIFDYTTYDQHDSVRYLVGMGQPMDYEPPMVAATVPTMVWGGQIRLIARALGVELDEIRETLLRRPLDETITTDLMGEFESGTQGALRFEVQGIVGGEPLIVIEHVTRIHPSCAPDWPVPPDGGDGAHKVIIEGRPRIEVNVEATDEGGNRAAGGNATAVGRLVNAIPWLRTAAPGLYDALDVPLTPGRGKLG encoded by the coding sequence ATGGCCGACCAGGGGAAGATTCGGACAGTGGTGTGGGGCACCGGGAATGCGGGGCGGGCCGCGATCCGCGCGATCGATGCACACCCCGGACTCGAGCTGACGGCGGTGATCGTGGCCAACCCGGAGAAGGTCGGACGCGATGCCGGCGACCTCGCCCGCCTGGGCCGCTCGCTGGGGGTGGCGGGAACCGACGACGCCGACGCTGTGCTCGCGACCTCACCGGGCGCTGTCGTCTACGCCGCGTCGGGCGACATTCGCCCGGACGATGCGGCGGCGGACATCACCCGCGCACTCTCCGCCGGGGCCGTCGTCGTGACCCCGTCGATCTATGCGCTCTACGACCAGCGCAACGCGCCGGCCGAGTTGCGCGACCCGATCGAGGCGGCCGCGAAGTCCGGCGGCGGCGCCCTGTTCGTGTCGGGCGTGGATCCGGGATGGGGCAACGACGTCCTGCCGATCCTGATGACGGGCCTGGCCGGCACGATCGATCAGATCCGTTGCCAGGAGATCTTCGACTACACCACGTACGACCAGCACGATTCCGTGCGATACCTCGTCGGCATGGGCCAACCGATGGACTACGAACCGCCGATGGTCGCGGCGACGGTGCCGACGATGGTGTGGGGCGGCCAGATTCGGCTCATCGCCCGGGCCCTCGGTGTGGAGCTCGACGAGATCCGGGAGACGCTGCTGCGCCGGCCGCTGGACGAGACGATCACCACCGATCTCATGGGCGAGTTCGAGTCAGGCACCCAGGGGGCGCTGCGTTTCGAAGTCCAGGGCATCGTGGGCGGCGAGCCCCTGATCGTCATCGAGCACGTCACACGGATCCACCCGTCGTGCGCACCGGACTGGCCCGTGCCGCCGGACGGCGGGGACGGCGCGCACAAGGTGATCATCGAGGGACGGCCGCGCATCGAGGTGAACGTGGAGGCCACCGACGAGGGCGGCAATCGAGCGGCCGGCGGCAACGCCACCGCGGTGGGGCGCCTGGTCAACGCGATCCCCTGGCTGCGGACGGCCGCGCCGGGGCTCTACGACGCCCTGGACGTCCCGCTCACGCCCGGTCGCGGCAAGCTCGGCTGA